The following coding sequences lie in one Vidua chalybeata isolate OUT-0048 chromosome 16, bVidCha1 merged haplotype, whole genome shotgun sequence genomic window:
- the LOC128796347 gene encoding uncharacterized protein LOC128796347 has protein sequence MVFNVPSCPAPFPSLRHPQRLTRPSPPQPQRPQTHPATNLPWSSPRCPLSPSSRAALPGIPGVFPAFSRDSRRLFSRSRRPPLFEGRERFRAGPRAPLPPSARRRHLRDWRFSHRTPRGKCRCDRPASTERQRSPAKISFIRTTATEPYLCGVSLTEPYLCGVSREFFFGRHSLLLIRISLLFYPLAEAVGSPAGPARPEPQLLDEEMLTPIATFCRDISEEKPHPAAEASPSNTRWYQSSTQAQ, from the exons atggtTTTTAACGTCCCTTCATGTCCcgctcctttcccctccctccgACACCCCCAACGCCTCACCCGCCCCTCGCCCCCACAGCCCCAACGGCCGCAAACGCACCCCGCGACCAacctcccctggagcagcccgCGCTGCCCGCTCAGCCCTTCCAGCCGTGCCGCTCTCCCCGGGATTCCCGGCGTTTTCCCGGCGTTTTCCCGGGATTCACGGCGTTTGTTttcccgctcccgccgcccgccACTCTTTGAAGGCCGAGAGCGCTtccgggccgggccgcgcgcGCCGCTTCCGCCCTCAGCGCGGCGCCGCCATCTTCG ggattggcgtttttcacaccGCACACCCCGCGGGAAGTGCCGCTGCGACAGGCCAGCGTCCACCGAGAGGCAGAGGAGTCCTGCAAAAATCAGCTTTATTCGGACCACGGCGACAGAGCCATACCTCTGTGGGGTCTCTCTGACAGAGCCATACCTCTGTGGGGTCTCTCGGgagtttttttttggaaggCACAGCCTCCTTTTAATCCGCATTTCCCTCCTCTTTTACCCCTTGGCCGAGGCAGTAGGGAG ccctgctggaccTGCCCGCCCCGAGCCTCAGCTGCTGGACGAGGAGATGCTCACCCCAATCGCCACCTTCTGTCGCGACATCAGCGAGGAAAAGCCGCATCCAGCAGCTGAGGCTTCCCCCAGTAACACTAGATGGTACCAGAGCTCCACACAGGCTCA ATGA